In Topomyia yanbarensis strain Yona2022 chromosome 2, ASM3024719v1, whole genome shotgun sequence, one DNA window encodes the following:
- the LOC131679389 gene encoding uncharacterized protein LOC131679389, which translates to MLIGMTTNNTTFNRNIKQSLPVSTPTGEVPDTSDAPPAAVDTGPLEHQQGSTFNIPISIQLTHSPSISGQPDRNLENPPTQQSQTTGTTTASSAPHLAGPQSRRSSRLISKMTPVSGKLSEQLLCNENRFRSPDIPAPGGPPGRTLSRETPTHQQQRVRRDLSPVPGCSWHPVRFRPSRNPVVTNRDAHFPVPALTGDVPPCSDAPPAAAGAGGPGSSRVSTCKPKPDRNPSAGKFSPPGTTARKGYSPEARSEQSTTQQQWQTNPCQYGSNGTLTEDTTSSTKNVNGLNTSARFPVPALSGEVPPIRDAPPAAAGAGDPASPRVSSYDTLSPELSAVCISLAGTSNNATEGYGNTSPIHQEAFGGIEIRREDGEADLDQPSSSPQSTASNINSTTLAIQWNTNGLRGCLGDLQMIIAKTQPICLALQETHIRDQTNPASWFGHRYSWDAASGDNIYRTVGLAIRVDIPSRPITLDTELIAAARRIEYPVQCTVISLYIPGGTRNVGCKLQRLIDQVETPFIIMGDVNGHHTMWGSRLCNKTGNDIAGVVENNDAVVLNDGSSTFIRGQTESTIDVTICSGVLAGCCGWTVLADPCNSDHFPIQVTYAQTPPATTRRRRWFYDQADWSRYEEIVDDLMNRDESYTPDELTKIFSKAAVSCIPRSSGNPPRQAVHWWCPEVKRAIRARRTALRTLKKTSMDDPHRSQRADDFRKARNEARKAIEEAKNTSWTRFLEGISPDSSTTELWRRVNALSGKRRHSGYAIAVNGCTTIDPTTIGNELGKHFASLSADTALPAAFLRIKRRAESRPVRFEPDSGQVYNLPFTGSELCTALESVHGKSAGLDDVGYPLLRHSPPVAKRAILDSINRIWSGEPMPASWKQALVIPIPKRCQGSRTPDDFRPISLLPCFAKTMERMVNRRLVDLLEERKLLDHRQFAFRRGAGTGLHLASFGEVVRQSVNDGLHADIAILDVAKAYNTVWRHGVLQQLANWGITGQMGRFLSDYLSDRTFRVGIGGAQSNAFPEANGVPQGSVLAVTLFLVAMNSLFANLPAGIYVFVYADDIVLVSIGRTIGRTRRKLQAAISAVSRWAVSVGFNMAPAKSVITHCCNKNNIATGRPILLDGAVVPYRKEPKILGITVDRRLTFAPHFQRIKADCRSRLRLIKTICSRHKRCNRYTALNISQALVHSKIFYGVELTCCNTEGLTNILGPLYHGTIRAASGLLPSTPAEAACMEAGILPLRWAAALTIARRALAFLERTSGEDCFLLQTANEIHQEYTDVDLPLIARLHRVRDRTWHVRGPNLDTSLSAELRAGAAGSEARAKYNRLMATRYSNHVRIFTDGSKIGDEVGIGVSGIGEGLSFRLPAQCSVFSAEASAIALAMVQKPEDTPVVLLSDSLSVISALESGKSRHPFIQAIEAEYDPLTTICWVPGHCSIDGNERADRLAARGRHARRHLTRLVPAADILGKLKLKIAESFVRHWRSNSGHLQRIKGSLDRWTDRIDRREQRVLSRLRVGHTKVSHAHTVSRVPPPTCVTCGVRTTVEHILVNCPEYSDLRQHHNLPNSIREILANDHAREEVLLSFLKNAGLFDLL; encoded by the coding sequence ATGTTAATTGGGATGACaacaaataacacaacattcaacCGTAATATAAAACAAAGCCTACCTGTGTCGACCCCGACCGGGGAAGTTCCGGATACGTCCGACGCACCCCCGGCGGCTGTTGACACAGGACCATTGGAGCACCAACAGGGAAGTACCTTTAACATCCCCATTAGCATTCAACTTACGCATTCACCATCCATCTCAGGCCAACCAGACAGAAATCTAGAAAATCCACCAACACAGCAATCCCAAACGACGGGAACCACGACCGCCTCCAGCGCCCCGCATCTTGCCGGGCCCCAGAGTAGGCGATCTTCCCGCCTGATCTCAAAAATGACACCAGTATCAGGAAAATTAAGCGAACAACTCCTCTGCAACGAGAACCGGTTCAGGTCTCCCGATATCCCCGCACCTGGCGGACCACCGGGAAGAACACTCAGCCGGGAAACTCCTACTCACCAACAGCAACGAGTACGACGAGACCTCAGCCCGGTTCCCGGTTGCTCTTGGCATCCGGTACGTTTTAGACCATCCAGGAATCCAGTAGTCACCAATCGTGACGCCCACTTCCCCGTGCCGGCCCTGACCGGGGACGTTCCGCCTTGCAGCGATGCTCCCCCGGCGGCTGCTGGTGCGGGAGGCCCGGGCTCATCCCGGGTAAGTACCTGTAAACCCAAGCCCGATCGAAATCCATCCGCCGGCAAATTTTCGCCCCCAGGTACCACTGCCAGAAAAGGTTACAGCCCAGAAGCACGCAGCGAACAGTCTACCACCCAACAGCAGTGGCAAACTAATCCTTGCCAATACGGGAGCAACGGTACCCTGACCGAAGACACTACTAGCTCGACTAAAAACGTAAATGGCCTAAACACGAGCGCCCGCTTCCCCGTGCCGGCCCTGTCCGGGGAAGTTCCGCCTATCCGCGACGCGCCCCCGGCGGCTGCTGGTGCGGGAGACCCGGCCTCTCCCCGGGTAAGCTCGTACGATACACTCAGTCCGGAACTGTCTGCTGTTTGTATATCCCTCGCAGGTACCTCCAACAATGCCACCGAAGGTTACGGAAACACCTCGCCGATCCACCAAGAAGCATTCGGCGGAATCGAAATAAGAAGAGAAGATGGTGAAGCGGATTTGGACCAGCCCTCGTCTAGCCCCCAGTCTACCGCCTCTAACATCAATTCAACGACACTGGCCATCCAGTGGAACACAAATGGACTGCGAGGATGCCTTGGCGACCTGCAAATGATTATTGCTAAGACTCAGCCCATCTGCCTGGCATTGCAGGAGACACACATCCGGGATCAGACGAACCCAGCATCGTGGTTCGGACACCGGTATTCGTGGGACGCCGCCAGCGGGGACAACATCTACCGGACGGTGGGGCTCGCCATTCGGGTCGATATACCGTCCCGGCCGATAACTTTGGATACCGAACTAATAGCCGCTGCCCGAAGGATCGAATATCCAGTTCAGTGCACCGTTATATCCCTATATATTCCTGGCGGAACTCGGAACGTGGGTTGCAAACTCCAGCGTCTCATCGACCAAGTTGAGACACCATTCATCATCATGGGAGATGTAAATGGGCATCATACGATGTGGGGCTCACGTCTGTGTAATAAGACAGGAAACGACATCGCCGGAGTAGTCGAAAACAACGACGCGGTCGTTCTCAACGACGGCAGTTCAACATTTATCCGCGGACAGACGGAATCCACCATCGACGTCACTATCTGCTCGGGAGTGCTGGCAGGATGTTGCGGGTGGACTGTTCTTGCCGACCCATGCAACAGTGACCACTTCCCTATCCAAGTTACGTACGCCCAGACGCCACCTGCTACAACCCGTCGAAGGCGGTGGTTTTACGATCAGGCGGACTGGTCGCGCTATGAAGAGATCGTCGACGACCTTATGAATCGGGACGAGTCATACACTCCGGATGAACTCACCAAAATATTCAGTAAGGCCGCTGTTTCCTGTATTCCCAGGTCAAGTGGTAACCCTCCCCGACAGGCAGTGCACTGGTGGTGCCCAGAAGTCAAGAGAGCCATCAGAGCACGCCGAACTGCGCTGCGGACACTAAAGAAGACTTCTATGGACGATCCACACCGAAGCCAGCGAGCTGATGACTTCAGAAAGGCCAGAAACGAGGCCAGGAAAGCGATAGAGGAGGCAAAAAACACCAGCTGGACTAGATTTTTGGAAGGCATATCTCCTGACTCATCGACTACAGAACTCTGGCGGAGAGTTAACGCTCTAAGCGGAAAGCGGCGGCATAGTGGCTACGCCATCGCCGTTAACGGGTGCACGACGATCGATCCCACGACCATCGGTAACGAACTAGGTAAACACTTCGCCTCCCTATCCGCAGACACCGCCCTACCAGCCGCGTTCCTGCGAATCAAGCGAAGGGCTGAGAGCAGGCCCGTTCGTTTCGAACCTGATTCAGGTCAAGTATACAACCTACCTTTCACCGGAAGCGAACTATGTACGGCACTAGAATCGGTACACGGCAAGTCTGCCGGATTGGATGACGTTGGTTATCCTCTACTTCGACATTCCCCACCAGTAGCCAAGCGGGCGATTTTGGACAGTATTAACCGCATCTGGAGCGGGGAACCGATGCCCGCTTCATGGAAACAAGCCCTAGTAATCCCCATCCCAAAGCGATGTCAGGGGAGCAGAACGCCAGATGATTTCCGCCCAATCAGTTTACTCCCCTGCTTTGCCAAGACAATGGAGCGAATGGTCAACAGACGGCTGGTGGACCTACTGGAGGAGCGAAAACTTCTGGATCATCGCCAGTTCGCGTTCCGACGTGGAGCAGGAACCGGTCTCCACCTCGCCAGCTTCGGAGAGGTGGTACGCCAATCCGTAAACGACGGCCTGCACGCCGACATCGCGATACTCGACGTTGCGAAGGCATATAATACCGTGTGGCGTCATGGAGTACTGCAACAGCTGGCCAACTGGGGGATCACCGGACAAATGGGCCGCTTCCTAAGCGACTACCTATCCgaccgtaccttccgcgtaggAATAGGGGGTGCCCAATCCAACGCCTTTCCGGAAGCCAACGGCGTCCCCCAGGGATCCGTTCTCGCTGTAACATTGTTCCTGGTGGCCATGAATTCTTTGTTCGCCAACCTGCCGGCTGGAATATACGTTTTTGTCTACGCCGATGACATCGTGTTGGTCTCCATAGGAAGGACAATCGGGCGAACCCGTCGAAAACTTCAAGCTGCCATAAGCGCGGTGAGCCGATGGGCAGTATCAGTCGGTTTTAACATGGCACCCGCAAAAAGCGTAATTACACACTGctgcaacaaaaacaacattgcAACAGGGAGGCCGATCCTTCTGGACGGGGCGGTCGTTCCTTACCGTAAGGAACCGAAGATCTTGGGGATAACCGTGGACCGTCGGCTCACTTTCGCGCCACACTTCCAACGTATCAAAGCCGACTGCCGGAGCCGGTTGCGACTAATTAAAACAATCTGCTCCCGGCACAAGCGCTGCAATCGATACACCGCATTGAATATTAGCCAGGCCCTAGTTCACAGCAAGATATTCTACGGGGTTGAGCTGACATGTTGCAATACGGAAGGACTTACCAACATTTTAGGCCCGCTATACCACGGAACAATTCGTGCCGCCTCTGGGCTGCTACCCAGCACGCCTGCTGAGGCGGCCTGCATGGAAGCCGGGATTCTCCCCCTTCGTTGGGCGGCTGCACTCACCATAGCTAGAAGAGCATTGGCATTTTTAGAACGAACCTCCGGAGAGGACTGCTTCCTGCTACAGACAGCTAACGAGATCCACCAGGAATACACAGACGTGGATCTGCCACTGATCGCCCGCTTACACCGAGTTCGTGACCGGACCTGGCACGTCCGCGGACCCAACCTAGACACAAGTCTGTCTGCAGAACTGAGGGCCGGCGCAGCTGGCAGTGAAGCCAGAGCCAAATACAATCGTCTAATGGCTACCAGGTATAGCAATCACGTGCGGATTTTCACCGACGGCTCCAAGATTGGCGATGAGGTCGGTATAGGAGTAAGCGGAATAGGGGAAGGACTCTCCTTTCGCCTACCAGCACAATGCTCGGTTTTCTCAGCGGAGGCGTCAGCTATCGCCCTCGCTATGGTCCAGAAACCGGAGGATACACCCGTCGTCTTGTTGTCGGATTCTCTATCAGTCATCTCCGCCCTCGAGTCGGGAAAATCCCGCCACCCCTTCATCCAGGCTATCGAGGCCGAGTACGACCCACTCACAACAATCTGCTGGGTCCCCGGTCACTGTAGCATCGACGGTAACGAAAGGGCTGACCGATTGGCGGCCAGAGGGAGACACGCCCGCCGACACCTCACCAGACTCGTCCCAGCCGCAGATATATTAGGCAAGTTGAAGCTAAAGATAGCCGAAAGTTTCGTGCGTCATTGGCGCAGCAATAGCGGACACCTCCAGCGCATCAAAGGCTCGCTCGACCGCTGGACGGATCGGATCGACAGAAGAGAACAACGAGTACTGTCGCGACTCAGAGTTGGGCATACAAAAGTCTCCCATGCCCACACCGTATCGCGTGTCCCTCCACCAACATGTGTCACATGCGGAGTCCGAACCACGGTGGAACATATCTTAGTGAACTGTCCGGAGTACAGTGACCTCCGACAGCACCATAATCTACCGAACTCCATTAGAGAGATTCTTGCCAACGACCACGCCCGAGAGGAAGTGCTACTATCTTTTCTCAAAAATGCGGGACTTTTCGACCTTCTCTGA